A window of the Lagenorhynchus albirostris chromosome 1, mLagAlb1.1, whole genome shotgun sequence genome harbors these coding sequences:
- the SNURF gene encoding SNRPN upstream reading frame protein: MERARDRLHLRRTTEQHVPEVEVQVKRRRTASLSNQECHLYPRRSQQQQQVPVVDFQAELRQAFLAETPRGG, from the exons ATGGAGCGGGCCAG GGACCGTTTACACCTGAGACGGACCACAGAACAGCACGTACCAGAGGTAGAAGTCCAAGTCAAACGGAGAAGAACAGCCTCACTGAGCAACCAGGA GTGTCACCTGTATCCAAGGCGatctcagcagcagcagcaagtaCCTGTGGTGGATTTCCAGGCGGAACTGAGACAGGCATTCTTAGCTGAGACACCAAGAGGTGGTTAA